DNA sequence from the Cucumis melo cultivar AY chromosome 6, USDA_Cmelo_AY_1.0, whole genome shotgun sequence genome:
tcactatgttattattattcatttacatatacaatcaacttttcttaaataataatgttaattaattttgatgtaATGACTATCAAATTCATCGATAGTAAGAAAAATTCATACATACGGGCAGTGGCAagttttgttaatttaaaaACAGTAGCTAACATACATACGGGCAGTGGCAAATATAGTATGGAAAGAAATTAATAAAGAATACTATAATTTAACATACGAAGAAAAATACAATTTCTAACATATAATGCCAAATGTTTGATACAAGAAACAGAAAtgaataataaagaaagaaaagaattcaTTACAGGACATATACATAAACTTCATAAATGAATGAGGTTTAAAGCCGTTGTACCTCAATTACGAATTCTTTAAGTAGGACAACCTGAAGATTTACACAACCATAAACATTGTCATTACATATGCGTGGCCGTAAAGATtatgtattgtaaaaaataaacgaaaaaacGCATATGAAACATACCTTAAAAAGAAACCAAAGCTTACAAATCCATGGGACCGTACCAAAAAAAAGTGTTAGTACATAATGTATGGGAAAGAAAGTTGCCTCAGAGTTAATAAATACCATCAAAGACGTTCAAGAGAACGCATTTATGGTACAATTTAGTGCGGTGGACTTCGTAACATCACATGTAAAAAACAAGCAACCAACGAGAGACATAAAATAGAGATCAACATGTTCATAAAAACGTCGGGATTGTGAGAATACAGTGCgcaaagggaaaaaaaccaTAGGAAGAAAACAGACTACAACACCAAAAAGAGGCCATAGGGAGAAATCAAACTACAACAACCATAtttgttttgtaaaaaaaaattaagtacgAAAAATTTCAAGCACATAGGAAAAGTGGCAattgtaaaaaacaaacaagTGTGGTTTTAAAAATTAGATTAAAGATTATTCAATCGTAAAGTAGTGAAAACAGTGGCTAAAGTGGCAAATGTAATGAAAAGCAATTAGAGGAAACAAATCTTATGAACATACCAAAGGGGACTGCAAAGTATAAGAAAACGGGAAGAAAATGGGGCATGTAATGCTGTGAGAACATCCAAATATATAGTAATAAATAGGTATACAAGAATTAATTTAGTCAAAGAAGAATCCCATAAAATAGGGGATTTGAGAAAAGCAGTCAAACCCTGTACAGAGTAGGCAGAATATTTTTTCAACACAAGTACACAGGCAGCAAAAATGAAATTCAATGGAACAAATGAAATTTAAACTAAGAAATCCAGAGGAAGGAAGTTGTAAAAGAAATCCAGAGTTCCAACATAAATCATGACAGAGGaaggaaaaattaaattaaatttaacaaCTTGTAAAAGAAATCCAGAGTTCCAACATAAATGATGACAGAggaaacaaaaatcaaatgaaatcCAGAATTGAACATCAATAACACAATTGATCACAAagatcaacaacaaagaaatCCAGAGTTCCAACATAAATCATGACAGaggaaggaaaaatgaaatgaaatttaaCAACTTGTAAAAGAAATCCAGAGTTCCAACATAAATGATGACAGaggaaacaaaaataaaatgaaatccAGAATTGAACATCAATAACACAATTGATCACAAagatcaacaacaaagaaatCCAGAGTTCCAACATAAATCATGACAGaggaaggaaaaatgaaataaaatttaacaactTGTAAAAGATTGCCAGAGTTCCAACATAAATGATGACAGAggaaacaaaaatcaaatgaaatcCAGAATTGAACATCAATAACACAATTGATGACAGagatcaacaacaaagaaatCCAGAATTTATCACATATGAACATCAACAACAACAGTCGGATGATGGTTAACAAAGTTGACAAACAAAgatttaaaacaaaatgaacAGAATCAGTAATATATAATTGAACTCATCACTGGCAGTATGAAGAACAAATGAATGCATAATCGACTGAATATAAGAAGAAACATGGAAACATGAAATCAGAACCACCACCACAATCCTCATCATAGGCACGTCATACCTTTGGTGCACACCGATAACCACTGCCATGCTCCCATGCCCCTACTCGAGTTCCTTTCCTCGATTTAGTGTAGAATCAATGACAACATACCCCTTcggttaaagaaaaaaagtgcagtaAACTGGTTATACGATCGGTAGGAGTGGGGAGCGGCAATGGTTTGTTCGATGGACGAAATGGTATGAAAAAatggagagaggatgagaaGCGTTTCGGAGGTCACGCACTTTCGTGGCAACCGATCAACGAAACGAAAAATAGAGAGGATGAGAAGCGTTTCGGAGGTCACGGACATTCGTCGCAACCGATCAACGAAACGTAAATAGAGAGGGTGAGAGGCGTTTCGGGGAGATTAGGGTAAAATAATGGAACACGAACAGATCGTTTCGGGTAGAGGATAAGAGGAGCAAATGCGTTTCGGAGGTCACGAATCGGTGAAATATAGCAAACtttctcaacaaaatggagaTAATCGAAGATAGGTAAAATCAACttgaagaggaagaggaagggAGAAGAGATAGGTAAAATGGAGATAATCGAAGATAACGCGACGAAAAGGGAACGGAAAACACAGGGAAATCGACGGAAAGCGGCCGGAAAATATGTAGGGTTAACAGAGGCAGTCGGCGGCTCAATAGTAGGATAAAATAGGGGATATGGGGATTAGGGTTTTCCTAATCCCCTTTTGCCATAACACTTGGGCCAAACAAGGTTTGGcccaaatttctttttcttttccccccATACCCGAGGCCCAAACACACCCTCATAATTATACATTTGTGATTAGGTTAAATTGCTAATTTGACACTCTTTTGACTTTCGCCTTTGGTTTCAACTTTTTATTCTCTCCCCAAAttttaaatgtaacaaaatcaatggaatgcaaccaaatttaaatatttgcaccgagtcaaatattattagatgttTATAATCTTCTTAACGTTACAAATTCATTCAATAACCTTCCAATCAATTTCCATAACTTTCTTATCCCCTATTTATGTACgatcatttgtatacacaccATAATTGAATtgacttctcttctcttcttcctctcttctctattattctctttggttgtttcattattctttatttcataatacGTTATCAACATGAGTCTCAACACTTTGGAGATTGTGTAAAAAATGATTTTGATTCATGTTAAAGATCCACTAGAATCTTCTCTATAGTTTTGAGGTATTTAGAATCTCATTCAAGTACGGTGAGTGTTTTAATTTTGGTGACTTTGcatatgtatgtatttggtgTATTCATCATTGATCTTCTCATCACCATGATTTATCTTTCttgaatttaaacataaagttgaAAGAAGATGAATTTAAACATTTGATAACTAAGTTTGCAATATATATTAATTGTGAAATTGTTTGCTAAGGTACATTTGTTATTAGTTTACAATTTGATCTGATCGAATCGAAAAACTTTACTCATATTTTCATATGTTCGACAAAAGTTGCATGTATTTTATCCTCGTACTTTGGTAAAATGACTAAATAGAAAATTTTGCAATTGCAtagatttaatgaaaaataatctaTAATTTGGTTTCAAGTTATGTAAGACATTTCATGGTAAAACTTTTTGATGTTAAATTTTGGGTGCATGAGATATCTCATGACATGTGTGTTGGATaagtatatattcaaacttaaattctatttgaagtatatgtatatatgtgtgtggtTACTATTTTAGACCATAGATAATTTCCATATTTGTTGAggaataaaatttatgtttgagaaGCTTAAATAGCCTTGCTTTGAGTGatccaaaatagaaaaaatattgAACAATCAACTATTTattgactttaatttttttattaaacctTATAGATTTGTCAAATATGCTATATCATTTTAGATGTATAATGTTATTTAGAGTAAGGTGGTAAATCAtgccttatttttaaatataattcttatatttgaaattttgattgaGATGTTTTTCTAATTAGTTTATATGAAAGTTAAATTAGAATGTTTTTCTTCCCATTAGATTTCATTTTACTGACAAACATTGTGGTAATATTtatcttctatatatatatatacgttaagAGTATATAATGTTAATGTAGTTTTTCAAATATGAGAATAAATTTTCAATGTTGTCTTTGAAACTTATTTGattgttgaatatttaaattattctccTGTGAATTTTGTTAgtcttaaaaattttatatatagtgattatatatattttattaaattctcTTATGACGAAGTTTATGAAAAATATCTTATGACAAAGTTTATGATAGTTATGtgttaatagttaattactTCGTAAACTCAATTTTGATTTAATACACCTGAAGTTGCATAAATCAGTTAGTGTTCATTGTTTTTGTCGTGCACTCATAGTTGCACATGTCAAAACATCTTTGCTCTTGGCAATAACaatttgagagagaaaatttgaaacattatattatctattgagcatatgtttctattaaaaaaatggtaaatttcGATCAGATAATTTAATAGCATTCCCTGAAGTGAATGTTATAATATTTAGTAAAATTGAATTTAtgttaatagaaaaaaaatgtttatttgattAGAACCATACAAATTTATAGGAGAATGTTATTTTCCAAATATGTTttggaaaaaatatataataatattgtaCTTAATAATCTTGTATAATATTAAAATCCTTAACGATGAAAAGGAGAGCAATGTATGAAAGTAAACTTTGAGAAATTATCTGTATCTCTCGAAGAGAtcgtaatttttattttaaccttatatatatgattttatTTGGATATTACAGATTATTTACAATCTCCTGAATAGATGATTATTCTTTTAcccatttatatatatatgtatatagggttttcttttaatctctcggagagaataagaataataattgaTATTTATCTGTTGCATATAGTACATCTATGCATATTATACTTAAAACTAAACAATACATCTTCAAGTTTTGATAGTCTTATTGATAGTCTTGGTATCTTTGTAAATTTATCAAAGAGAAGTTTAGTAAATTAGAAAGGTATATGTTGTAATCAATATCATACATAGAGGGATTGACTATAAGGATAATATATCATATGCATATATTATATACAATCTTCTACGGGTAGATATATAGAAAATTTGTCTACTTTTACTTCTCAATTATATTACACACACATTcgtgtaattgatatatatgcAACAATGAATATGAAGTTTATTGatacaaatataattttatttgacatgagagtcattttgggtcaataatgaaattaatatATGATTAGAAATATACATTGACATcaattgaagaaataaaaaattctTTCATGTAATAAATTGCCAAGGGGTCTCTTGTTCTTCAAGAGGTTAATTATCAAAGTCTCATCAtcgaaaattgaaattgaaactctCATGCTTTTGGGAAGAAATTCATGGTTTATTAATTCTTGTTGGCACATCTTATTGATGACCatatatatacttattattttgatttaagaatgttagtgagtttgcatcccaaacatttgataattgaTTGAGATAAGTGAATGAACATATTATAGCATATGTTTGAATAGAAAAACTTCTAAATTTGTATGAGATTATGTTTAAGATGAAACAATTAAACCCCAGATGGATGATATATTTACTATGCAATTTGCTAGTTCTCATTAATGtgacaattttttttccaacattaaggaaagaaattaagaaaatgttggaaaaataaattgaatgaaatgCATAAGTATTGTCTTATTTTGATCATCATTCAGATTACtttgaactagaagttcaaaataTATCTCATTTAgaataaaatgatatcaaatcaAATGTAGATGCATTTACAGAACATTTATGATTGTAAGAAAGTGATCGAGTTATAGTGGTTACAAAGATACCATTTAAGAATGATATCCTAGTGCAACAAGTTGTTAATACTACATGATTGAAGTGTGATAGGCAAACGTGAGTTCTGAAGAGAAAGATCTTTGAAGAAGAAATATTCAATTAATGATCAATTAATAATATGGAtattctagaaaaaaaaaacatgaatacGAGTACTCATAAGAATCTTAAAGTAAATAAGGATAGTAAAAAGATCTCGATAAAATTATATGTCATGACAAGAAATGGAACCATACTTAAATaacttgacaacatttttgcatataatgttgctcacgatattatttatgaaaataagtaaTATGTACTTAGACGTATTGAACAATATCGTGACAACACAAAAAAGATTGATTTATGTGAAaagaaacaatccaatcaaaataaacttatGTTTCAATTTGTGAGAACTAGTTAGACATTTAGAAAATGTCGAACACGCATAATACACGTAAAGTATTTGTAAggaaaacaaatagaaagtgaGACAAGTTCCATAATAATTATTGCAAAGAACTAGTATTGGTTATATGAGAGATACATATTCTCCTATTGGGAATACAATACCATGAGATATCTAACATATCTTAGTGTGTATGCAAAGCTTAACATACATCTTATAGATGTAGTtaatatacatttatataaatttattaataattctATCTCTGAAGGATTAAAGGTTATGAAATCATATGATTTAATAATAAGAGAGGTATAAAATATTCCAGACGAATATCATCATctcttattatatttttgttgatacgagggtataaaaataacccctatttgttcaatttgatgatttgagtatAAAGtcttaaatatatttcaaagaaaataaaatttctctaaaaagaatttgagattatatgttttgttttaacTTGCAAATAAAGCATAAAACAAATGAAATTGGACTAGTTATATCTTTACTGGTGTATCCACTACCTATTGTAATATCCTTGGTAATTTtattacataaaaataatatttctccaaaaatattgaagtagaattaaattatgttatgtttaatttaagaattattaGCTCACAATAATTTATTCTAATAGATCTAATTGTGATCTAGTTGATTATAAAGATATATTGATCTAACCCATGCAAGCTAGATCTTACACGAGTTAATACATAtagaagattttttatattatggCAGCTTATGAAGCAGATCATAACTACTTTAAATCATGCAACAATATTGATGATACACAAAACTACCCAATAGTGTTATTATGCGAAGACAAAACATCAAATGATGACatcaatatttaacaaaattcttcaaaagataaCATGACAGACTTATTTACAAAGGCAATTACCAACTCTGATATTTGAAAAGCTTAAGCACAACATTGAAATGTGACAACTCGGAGAATTCAACTGATGTACTTACGAGGGGAGTAAAAATACTACATTCTTTTCTTAACTATGGCTTTCCCCAACAATGTTTTTAATAAGAcaattattaaagtatataaagtgatttactctttttccttcattaggatttttttccacatattttttttctagtaaggttttaacgagatatttattttatataatatggacatCTAAGAGGGAAGTATTATAAATATTCtacattaaaataaatattattagatATCCATAACTTACAAATTCATCAAATAACTTACTGATCAATTTTTGTAACTTTCATGTCTcctatttatgtttggttttgtaaccattattttcacgactctataaatagaggttgtaTATATCATTTGTAAACATTACACAGACACACCAGAATTGagctcttcttcctctcttcagTAATATTAACTTTTGTTAAACAGTAGTTTCTTTTTATGTTATTATAACCATTCCtcttatttaaggaaaaaaaaaaaaaagaaaagaaaagaaaggaaaggggtTGGTGGTCCCGGTTGATCTTCTTATAGGACAACAGCTCCAATCCTCCATCAGACCATCACCACCTGCCCATTCCACTGCTTATGAACACGACATTCATAATTTCCCTCCTCCGTCCACGGCTCCGCTGTTCCATACAACCTCACAATTCTGATTGGGTTCAACATTTCTGCTCATGTTCGCCATTAATCCTTCTTCCCTTTTCTTCCCTTCCAATCCCACCACTCCACGTCAACATTCCATCTCTCCCCCATCCTCCTTCCGCCTCTACGGTGCCGCTACCGGAGACGCCTCCCCTGAACCCTCAATTTCCCGCCTCTTCaatttcccttctctttctGCCACCGACGCTACCGCCGGCTTTCGTCTTGGACAAGACTACGATGCCGGAGCTTCCTCCCCCGCTGTCGATGCACCGGGGAGGTTCGGCAGAGGAAATGGCACCGTCAAAGTGAACGCCATGGAGAAAAAATGGTCTCGTGATAGAGAGAGTTATTTAGTCGATGATAGCGACGTTCTCCCTCTTCCTATGGCTTATCCGGATTCTTCCCCTGTATCGCCGGATGAGATCGACCGTCGGCTTCAGTGCGATCCACAAGTGGAGGTCTGTTATTCGTCTGATAACTTTGATTCATAGTATCAACTTTTGCTTTTGACAATTTTACTTTTTCCTATTTGTGAAAAGCGATTTGTTGTGATTTCCTGCCTAGTTGTGCCCTAAATTCGGTGCTTTTGATTTGTTTGAGGAGGCCATTTCGTATTGATTTCTAAAAAAAGCTTGATAGATTTATTCAAATCATTTGGAAACTGGAATTTTGCTGGTAACAGTTCAAGCATTGATGTAACCAACAAGCATTAGCATGCTTTAGCTGTGGTCTATCACCTCAATTTTAGGCTGCGTTGGTGGGATTTAAGCCATTTTCCCAACCTCACAGTTATCTCCATTTTTGGAGTTTTAGAGTTTAAGCCATTGTTGTAAATTGTAGGATTGTAAAGAAGTGGTGTATGAATGGACCGGGAAGTGTCGCAGTTGCCAAGGGTCTGGATATGTTAGCTATTATAACAAAAGGGGAAGAGAGATCACTTGCAAATGTATACCTTGCCTTGGAATTggtattcttcttcttcttccttcctccTTTCCATCTTTCCTATGGGAACCAACACATAGTGCAAATTGTAGGGTATCTTGCAATGTTATGTTCTCAGGGTTTTACTGACAAGTGACAACCTTCATATCATGAAAATATAATAACACTCATGCTAATATTCTGACTGAGTTCTACCTCATGTGGAGCGGAGGATTTGATCCCCTTACCTCATGATTGAGGGAGGTTATATGTTTGAATTAGTTATCATGATTGAGTGAGGTTATATGTTTGAGTTAGTTGAGTTATGTTCAGCTTGTTGATCCTACTCATAGTTCTTGTTTGCAATCTTCATCAATGTGCTTTAGACAAGGACGGATATGAGCGTTAGGAGCCAAAGAGAACTACCTAGGATTTTCTGATCACAATTGAAGTTCTTTTAAAGAATGGACAATAGTCCTTGCTTTTTTATCTTCACATTTGATAAATTGGTTCCTTCGTTACTCTGCTTTCTGTCAGATTAAGGACTTTGATCATTGTGGTTTTGAATATATCTCAAGACATATTGCCTACCAGAGGCTCTCTTACATTAATAATTGGCTTCATTTGTTAACTATATAGTTTTtaggttttgaaaattaagcctataGACACTACTTCCACCTCAAAGTTCTTATCTAATTCTTACCAATGGTCtgaaaaacaaaaccaatattttttctaaaaaaagtagcttttgaaaacttgttttTTAGAATTCGGCTAAGAATTCAACCATTGTAATTTAAAATGATGCATGTCATAAGAAGAAATGAAGAGGAAataggcttaattttcaaaaacgaaaaacaCAAAACTAAATGGTTACTAAACGGAGTGAGAAATATTCATGTATTTTGCTGCAAGAGATTAAAAAACATTTGCCTAACTGAAGTTAAATAAACTGATATTTTCAACAAATCTTCATTGTTTGCTGATCCTTGTCTGCATTTCGACATTCCTTCTCCCATTGTATCAAGAGAATTTCTCCGAGCTTTTGTTGCAACCAACATTTTGACAAAACTGTGCTGTAACTTTTGAGACCATGTTGGTTGTTTTTCCATATCAAAATCTCAGTTCAAATTTGCCTCTTCTTGTTTGCAATCCTGCAGGGTATGTTCAGAAGATAACGGCTCGGAAGGACATTGAACTAATGGAGGATTTGGATAATGATGGAAAACTATTGTGATTCAATGCCCGTTTTGAACATACTACACATCTCTATCTAACTTCACCTTTGAGGGGCTGTAATTTTTCCCGCAGAAGTTATTTAGATTAGGCTTTGTATTGATGATAGGCAAAATAAACAAATGGAGAGAATATTGAACACACTGGCGAAATAAAAGTACTGCTAATTTGGCAATGAGCTGTAGCTTCAGCTTCCTTCTTGACTATCTTTTGGAATGTCATAATGCCCTATTGCAGCGATTGTTAATATTATCGTTAGGTCTATTTTGTTAAGTTATAAATATATTATGGTAATCTAATTCGTACTTGGAATTTACTCACTTGTTTGAGATAGCAGATTCAAATTCTCATGTCTACCTTTGTTGCACTAAATTAACAAATAAGAAACAAGATAGCACTACAATTTTGAGGAGAAGATTTGAATTTGCTGAAGGTTACTAATTGTTTATACGATTGTGAGGAGAAGATTTGAATTTGCTTAAGTTTACTAATTGTTTGGTGTTGAACTATTTATACTCAAGTTGGCAGGaggtcttctttttctttttttaattacttaAACTACTCCTACTAACATTATTGAGCATCTGAAAATAATTGAAACTTGAATAAAGTTGTATTATCAATCTCGCAGGTATGCTCAATTTCTTACCCCACATTTGGGAAAAACCATAAATCTAGatcaaaatttaaatgatctaACCTTTTGTTTTGTTCCAAATTTCCGTGTGATATTTGGATTTTACAGTGATCTCTAAGCACTCAACATACATTGATATTAGTCAAGTTAAACAATAAAAAGGCAAATCATGGTCCGGTAGCATCCATATGCCATCCATGTTAGGTCTATCAACATAAACATTTAGACCATGTTTACTAATCcataatcaaaattaaaatcaGTTTAATTGTAATGCGATTCTATTGATGAATCAATTATAATTGATCTCAATCACATGCATAATTTGATTGCTTTTGATCATGTTTACTTAGGCATTTTGCAACTATGATTTTATTACGAGTGAGGTTATTTACTTTGTATTGTTTAGTGAACCattgttttcttatttttaacaTAAGGGTAAGTTTGAAAACTATATTGGTAATAGAAACTATGTGGTAGATTCATAATTCGAATAGTAATAATATTTGTGATGATAATTTCTAGCAATTCTCATGAAACATAAATAAACTCAAATATAATTACGTGGATTACACTTTTTAGCATGATACATATTTTTCAAGAAAGTAAATGTGACTTGTATCATATACAACAATCATGTCCTCAAAACTAAGTAAATAACGTTTTGCAATTGTTTGGGAGAAAGGAAcacattaaaaataaagaatattatGTCTATAATTGATATAACAACAttcttcttaatttttaattttcattttatataacAACATTATTAAATAGTGTATAAGTTAGTGTAACATAGTTTCGTTTAAAAATTTTCCGTCTatccatatttttatttttaaatttttaaatgaaaatacattgaaaattaaaagaaattattttaaatagcaAAACCATATTAAAAAGAATAGGATTAATTTTGTAACAATATACcgaccattttttaaaatattataggTTTGCTCTTTCCGCTCTCAAATTTTGCGAGCTTTCGattgttttcttcttcctttccatcttcttcatAGTGGCGGCCTCTCATCCTCTTattcttctacaatttttattttatattttttttgaaatcatgatCATTATTCTacgattattattattttttttattatacttatgctattattatctttgttttcaatcaatcatcaatcttgtattattttttttaaagcgTCGTGGACAAAGATTAACTACATGAACTTTCACCATAGGGCTTTTCAAAACCATCGTTCATCatgaactacacgatcatgtatcataaactaCATGATCGGTTACTAGGGTTTTTCAAACCATCGTTTATCATGAACTACACGATCAGTATCATGAACTACATGATCCATGATTATGTATCATCATTTGCACTATCATTTACTAGGGTTTTTCAAAACCATCGTTTATTATGAACTAACGATCGTGTATTATTTCCTACACGAAcgcgtatcatgatcgtttaaaagaagaattacacCTACTTGTGTGACCGGTGTTGATACTACCTATACGATCGTGTATGATCATATCCTACACGATCGCATATTATGATCGTTAGAAGAAGAGTTACACGCGCGTGTGTTTGATTAATTGCATGTTGACTGggtcattttttgtattttctattgagtttttttgttttcaaaattgttctatataaatgtaacaccccaaaatttaaggtaatttatatcgattatcttaagttaaaatttttgaaatcttgggtgttatttaatttCTGATATTCAATTTgaacttattagatattttggagaaatatctaattgtttgtatttgagagaatgTGATTTTATATTTGACTGTATAATTAATTGTTAATTGAAGTGGGAATAATTATGAGGTAGATATTATGGTTACGTAAGGATAGTTGTTTTGGCGAAAAATATTTCGTgcagagagagaaagaaattcaaaataataattatataatgaaaaatacaattattatttgggaaaagataatTAGGATATTTAGTTAGAGAAAGGTTGATGTGATTGGTGGAAGTATTGGTTTAAAAAGGGAGATTttgtgggttttaaatgaatagagagaagatttgattgttttggAATAAATTAAGGAATATGagaaggaaaaaataataatagttttttttttttatctattatgcCTTGGGAACAtcaatcatcttcttcattaagaaaaagaaaaggaaaccctaatttttttaaacCCTAGCCGCCATCGCCTAGCTCTTCCGCCGCGCCGCCACCATTCTTTCCACCCGTCGACCGCTACAACCTGTAACCCTAGCCGTTGTTCAGCTCCATCGCGCCGTTCCCTTGGTCAGTCGGTCGTCCGAAGCAACCAAGCCGAAGCCTAGCTGCAGATCATTCCGTCTTTAGCCGTGATTTGTCCGCCGTTTGCTTTGAGCCAAGCCGTCGTGCGTTAGGGAGCCGTTC
Encoded proteins:
- the LOC103496158 gene encoding protein disulfide-isomerase SCO2 isoform X2, giving the protein MFAINPSSLFFPSNPTTPRQHSISPPSSFRLYGAATGDASPEPSISRLFNFPSLSATDATAGFRLGQDYDAGASSPAVDAPGRFGRGNGTVKVNAMEKKWSRDRESYLVDDSDVLPLPMAYPDSSPVSPDEIDRRLQCDPQVEDCKEVVYEWTGKCRSCQGSGYVSYYNKRGREITCKCIPCLGIGYVQKITARKDIELMEDLDNDGKLL
- the LOC103496158 gene encoding protein disulfide-isomerase SCO2 isoform X1; the encoded protein is MFAINPSSLFFPSNPTTPRQHSISPPSSFRLYGAATGDASPEPSISRLFNFPSLSATDATAGFRLGQDYDAGASSPAVDAPGRFGRGNGTVKVNAMEKKWSRDRESYLVDDSDVLPLPMAYPDSSPVSPDEIDRRLQCDPQVEDCKEVVYEWTGKCRSCQGSGYVSYYNKRGREITCKCIPCLGIGILLLLPSSFPSFLWEPTHSANCRVSCNVMFSGFY